TCTCATCTCTGGTACCAAAAAAGTCAGATACCTTCATGTGTGAAACAATATCTACACGGAATCCCATTCATTGTCCTGGTTATTAGCCTGTATATTCTGAGATAAATTGGCCACTCCTCTCCTGTTCTGCTTTGAATCACAGTAAGCCATATTTCCCAGATTCCTTTGGATGGCATCAGGAATAAGTCCTAAAAGCTAGATTTTACCaaagagcacttttttttttttctgctgtggtTCCCTTTCCCACCACACAGCCCAATTTGTAGATTTTAACAACACCCACTTCTCTTATTATTCCAGCTCCAGGGATGATACTGGCTTCTTGTCTTATTTTGTCTGGGATGCTGTACATTCCCTACATGGTTTTCGAGCCCTGCCATCATCTTAAGCAATTTTCAATATAAACTCTCTCTGTTGAAACACTTAGAGAGGCTTACTTCTTCCTGACTGGACCCTACTTAATATATCTGGAAAAATCCAAAATGTTCAacgaataaatcttttaaagtaaaCAATATTTGAAATACCCTAAATCCTTGGTGTAAAGTAGCTGTTCTATCCCTTCAACCTGCAATATTTATTTGGAATTCcattctgcactttttttttaaatgtgaaagaaacGTAGTTCtagttcatattttaataaaaattccattacaaattaaaatcttaaaatggaaGTCACAGGATAAATGGGAAAGAGAATCTGGGAGCAAATTGGAAAGCCCAGATTTAAGACTCTATTGCATCTTATATCAGAGAAACTAATATATTATTTCAAGTAGAAAGTTATTAGTCCTGAGTAATTTCAAATACTTTGGATTTAGCCAAATAGCAAAAAGCTTTTGTCCTTCcaaaattttctgaatatttaagaaTCTAGATGTTTtataaagcaaatgaataaacaaatgaaaatcggAATTGGACatataaatgcagagaacaaactgatggtagcCAGAATaaaggggatgggggatgggcaaaatggggaaggggagtgggagacacaTGTTTCCAACTATGgagtgaataagtcatggggatggaagatacagtatagggaatatagtcaatcgTATTGTAATggtgttgtatggtgacaaatgatAACTATATTTATGGCGAGCATAATATACAAAGATGATGATTCACACtatgttgaacacctgaaactaatgtaacatcgtGTGTCAACtttactcaaaaaaatttaaacactgtagatgttttaaacaaaattctCGTATATGccaaatttttatgttaaaaacttTAATCTCAATATATACAAGTATCAAATTGTTgtgtggtacacctgaaactaatatgctatatgtcaacaattaaaaaaaaccctcaatgtCTTCCGTAGATAAGAGGTCTTGAGTTTCTTGACAATCTTTAAAGCATCATCATTTAAAAGGAagttacagggacacctgggtggctcagcgttttagcacctgccttcggctcagggcatgatcctggggtcccgggatcgagtcccacgtcggtctccctgcatggatcctgcttctctctctgcctctctctctctctgttctctcatgaataaataaataaaatctaaaaaataaaaggaagttacattttatataaattaatattaaacacacacacacacacacacaaacctgcaGGTAACATTAAGCCAACAACCCAATTGCTTATAGTCCAGTGGATGCAGAATATCAAAATTAGCAAAACACTGTTCTTCAAATTTCAGTGAAACtcacttttttccccacatcatACACAAACACTCAAAAGCCAACCAACATGGAATTATCTTGAGCCCCCTATAAGAAGACAATGATTAGAAGTCACTTGAACACTGTCATAGCTGAGCTAACAGTGTTCTGTTAGTAACTTTCAATGATTTAAGTATTGGCAGTTATTACTCATTCTTGCTGAAGCTTTTTCTCAACCTTTCTAGAAAAACCACTCACTTCACCAGGTGCTTCCTAGGCTATATGGCTAAATGACCACATACTCCTTGGAGACTTCCTTTCTGAAAGTCCTTCACAAGCCTTCTGATAGACCTGAAGAGGTCAGGAGGCCATGGGGATAAACTGGAAGTGAGCCATCCGAGGTTCTCTGGTCTTCTGTTCTCCACCTCCTCCTAACATAGCCTAGACAAGTAGGATACAAAATGTCATTCTATAAAGAGTGCTACTTGCCTGGTCTCCCCACTCTGGGAAACAGGTTCTTGCCCCATGAGTCTACCAACTTCATATATTTACATTGAAAACTATCATAAAGtgtttcttttaattccagtgtttttattaaaagaactTTAGGTGAGAATGACCAAACTCTTAATGTGGTTTACTAAATAATAGAAATCAACATTGTATAGAAACTCCCTTTATTACATCCCAGAAAGATAATGATCCAGCCTTGTTTTCAGTGCCTTCAATGATGTGGAGCTCACCAGCTCCCAAGGCAGCCATTTCATTGCTAGACAGTGTTAATATTTGAAAGCACTTTCTAAGGCTGAACTAAATTCTCTCTCTTACTtttaatagctatcatttatagAGCTATCATGACATGCCAAAGATTATCATTTCATACAGTACTTCCATCTAAGCCTCACAAAAACCCTGATGTCTAACTTGTAGTTAGACATTATCCCACTTCCTAATTGAGAAGAATAAAGCTCAGAAAGTTTCATTTACCTGCCTAAGATCACAACAAAGCTAGCATTTGCACCCACTGTGGTTTTCCCTAATATGCCACACTGCtttcaacaacaaagaaattaaattcttgGAAATCAAAACATTAACTATTAAATAAAGTGTCATCCTTTAAAGTGTCATACCTTTGGGATATTTATATACGCCCTCTCTCCAAACAGCTGGAACGGTTGCTTTCAAGCAACAGAatgatgatattttttttttaactcccagTAAATCTGAAGGGTttggaagaaatagacaaatgtcTGGGTATTAAAATCTGTCTGTATGCAAAGATACATGAGTATGAACAGGGCCGCCATGTGTCCCTCTTCTCATTTATGtacaaacacgcacacacacacacacacacacacaaatacctaTGCACACAACAAGAATCAGGAAGATGATTTTTCATCCTTATATGAGTGACACAGATTTCCCCCATCAACTTACCTGGGATGAGAAACAAAGTAAACCCCAATGGTGGAGTGGGGAAAGATGAAGCAGAGACGACGGGAGAATGGCAAGCACTTCAACTGTGaggctctggggcacctgggtggttcagtggttgagcatctgcctttggtcaggtcatgatcccggagtcctgggattaagttccacatcaggctccccatggggatcctgcttctccttctgcctatgtctctgcctctctctcttcatctctcctgaataaataaataaggtcttaaaaaaaaaatgtgaggctCTTACACACCAGCCCACTGCCAAGTGAGGACACAACCTCCTGAAGAATCCAACACTGCCCCACCCCACAAAGCCACAAGGTCTGGGGGAGACTGTAAGGCTGAAAAAGGCCAGATCCTTCCCCTTAAGGAAGTCACAGTGTAGTGGGAAAATACCAATAAATAACTCTACACACTCAATTGATAGTAAGCACACtacaattgatatttttaatctgttaacCACAGAGTGGCCTCAGCAGAGAGGTTGGAAGCAAGGAGGTTGGGTTGGACCCCGGCTCTACCAGAGGAGCTGTCTGGCCCTCCGTGGGCGAGTACTGCTGACCCCACTCTGCTACCAAGCTGTGGTTCCTAAGCTTGGTCCTCCTCATAAACTGACTCTAAATGTGGTTAGAATGGAGGTCCTGAATGGAGGTCCAAAGGATCACCAGTTGGGTGATTTCCCACTACACGACTGCTATTTTACACATTATTAGTAGCGAAATCATAACGTGTATCATTATGGATCCAAGATTGAGAGCTTCTCAATCTTCCAACCCTGGTAACTTCCAGAAGCTCAGCATTCATCCGAAACCCACAACAACATAAAAGTCAAAGACTCAATATCCCAAGTACCAAGGCTAGCGTGACCTACTGACTCTTTTTTACCCAGGATTGAGGAGCTTCCCAGGATGAACCAACGTCACAGCTAAGACTGAGACAGTCTTGGGTAAACCCAAACAGCTGGCTAGCCTATCGAGGCCATCTCTAGACTTCACAGCAGACCCGGGCCCTTGGGGTGCACCGATCCACACCCCCCTATTCAACAGGTTTAAGAAGGAGGACAAGGAATCCTACTTAGGTACACTCAGAAATAAACCAGCCAATCAAATACgaggaaaatggaagaggaaagtaATTTCGGTGCCAGGAGACACCTCAGAAGGAACATTTATTGCCAGCGCCCTCCCACACACGGAACAGAGAGAGCCCTGTCATGAGGACTGATTGGTGTGTGACATTCCCCGAGCTTCAATATACAGCAGCAATACATTTTTACAAAGCCTCAAACTTCTCTCCTAACAGGAAAATACAATAGTAAATTACTGAACACTTAAGCATATATATCATTCCGGGGCTCCGTTTGGTGTCCAGAGAACACTGCGAAGGCAAATCAAATAACTGTCCAAAATGACTACATACATATTCATTCCTTGGGCAGCGTCTGTGGGGCCCACTGCACACTGGTGTCCGCGCGGGCGCTGGGGACCCACAGCGACGCCGAGGACTCGGTTCTTTCCTGCTGGGCATCTTATTTAAACCCTCCACTGTGTTCATAATATCCACTTCCTAGTTCGGGGCTATTCTAACCTATATAGACTTGCTCTCCAGGGTGCGGGCCATGCACAGAAAACATTCAGTAATTCAATTGCCTCATTTACCATCGCTCCCCGAAGAAGAGCCATAGCCAAGGAGTGTCGAATGCATCCAGCTTACATTTTCTTCCCTGGGAGCTTATTTCTGGCCACCGACACAGCTTAGGCGTCAGGTAGCGAGACATAAAGACAAATGAGGGCGGAAACCCCAACGGGGAGAAAAGTATGGTCCGGGCCATCCCCTCCCTTGTCTGGCCTTGCATGGGGCCTGGGGCCGCCCCGCCTCCTGGTTCACCATCACTAGCTGAGCCCAGGGCCTTCGGCTTCCTTCTGCACCTGCAGCGGCAGCCGCCCTCTGAGAACTCACGGGGGACACGCGGGCCCGGCCACGGCCCAGAGCAGCGCACTCCCGCCTGTTGGGCGACGTCGCCCTGTCCCGCGGCGCTCACACGGCTGATGATGCCCGGCAGGGCCGACGACAGACGCAGGCGACACCCGGGGTTTCGGTAGAGAGAGCAGCGCCGCGAAGCTGCGGCCTGTGCTCCAGGAACTCGCAGCTTTGACCCGCGgtggcggcgggcggcgggggcctcACCCGGCCGGGAGGCGGGGCCGGAGCCGCACAGCGCCCGCAGCGGGAGCCGCCAGGGGCCCGTGTCcagcccggcgggggcggggggggggactcTGGGGGGGACCCCGGGAAACAAGCCCCGGCAACGCTCCGGGGCCCGCGGCTTGGCGGAACACCTCGGCGGACCCGAGAGCCCCGGAGAGCCGCGGAGAGCCGCGGGGAACCCCGAGAACCCCGGAGAGGCCCGGAGAACCCCGGGGAACCCCGGAGAGCCCAGAGAACCCCGAGAACCGCGGAGAACCGCGGAGAACCGCGGAGAGCCCCGGAGAGCCTCGGAGAGCCCGGAGTACCCAGAGAACCCCGAGAACCCTGGAGAGGCCCGGAGAACCCCGGGGAACCCCGGAGAGTCCCAGAGAAACCCGGAGAGCTCAGAGAACCCCAAGAACCCCGGAGAGCCCAGAGAGCCCCGGAGAGCTCGGAGAGCCCGGAGAACCCAGAGAACCCCGGAGAGCCCCGGAGAGTCCCAGAGAACCCGGAGAACCCCAGAGAGCCCTGGAGATCCCCAGAGAGTCCGGAGAACCCCAGAGAACCCCAGAGAGCCAGAGAACCCCAGAGAGCCCAGAGAACCCCAAGAACCCCGGAGAGCCCAGAGAGCCCCGAGAACCCCGGAGAGCCCCGGAGAGTCCCAGAGAACCCGGAGAACCCCAGAGAGCCCCGGTGAGCCCGGAGAACCCTGGAGAAACCCGGAGAACCCCGGAGAGCCAGAGAACCCTGGAGAGTCCCAGAGAGCCCAGAGAGCCCCGGAGAGCCCAGAGAACCCTGAGAACCCTGGAGAGCCCAGAGAACCCCAGAGAACCCAGAGAACCCCAAGAACCTGGGAGAACCCCGGAGAGTCCTAGAGAGCCCCGGAGAGCCTCAGAGAGCCCAGAGAACCCTGAGAACCCTGGAGAGCCCCGGAGAGTCCCGGAGAGCCCAGAGAACCCCAGAGAGCCCCGGAGAGCCCAGAGAACCCCAAGAACCCCGAGATCCCTGAAGAACCTGGAGAGCCCCCAGAGAGCTCCCAGAGAACCCGGAGAAGCCCAGAGAGCCCAGGAGAGCCCCGGAGAACCACGAAGAGTCCCGGAGATCCACGGAGAGCGCGGGAGATCCGCCCCATAGAACCCGGAGAGCCCCCAGAGAACCCCGGGGAACCCCCGAGAGCCCCGGAGGACCCTGGAGAGCCCCGGAGAGCCCCGGAGAGCCCCGGAGAGCCCGGCCCGCGCCTCGGCGTCGTCGGGGCCGAAGCGGACAGCCTGTCAGAAACGTGACACCGGCCTTTGGAATCTGCATGTCTGGGTGAAACGTATGAAATATTCATGGctcagattaaaatattttattgaattaatattgATTTAcgattaatttttaaagagattcatATTTCATGAGGCGCTCACAATGAACCCACCGATTGGGCCTCAGCGAGTGAAACCAATTACACAAGTCGTTAAGGAGGCGACCAAGACAGCAACTCTGGACGCCTGGGAGGAGACAAAAAGAACGTGCAAGTCTGGCTTTCTGATAAGATACGCAGAGTATCTATGCAGTGACTGAAACAGAAATCTCCTGTCCCTGCTCGCTTTGatacagctttttctttttaatgcgtGCCAGTGGGGCATCCCccctgtcaatttttttttttttttttttttttttagaaagatatcTATGTTTGGCCTCACATTTGAAAGCTTCACCgtggtgacatttttttttttcaaaattgcaatTAATTCTCCCCTTCCAAGAGGAAACTGTAATAATCATAGCAACCGAAAAGGGAAGCTTCGTTAAGAGCTCCTCTCTCCACTATTGGGCAAAGCCTTTCAGAAAAGTGCTGACAGCTGAAAACAAAAGACATTGATTGCTGCACCCAATTAGCATCTTCAGGCACAAAGCAATGGCGGGTAAGATGAGGGTCCCCTAGTGCTTTCCAGCGTGTTCTATTTCAATCTGAGCCCGGGGAAATTAACTTTTCCCCCCTCGGCTCTCCCACCATGCTTTCCAGAATCGTACCTGTATTTTTGTCTGAAACGCTCAGATAGCCATCATTTCAGTGAGTCCCCTTTTGGtaggaaaatgttttctaatttctacaAGATATTTTTACAGCCTAAGTAACAGACCCAGTTCATCtttattcatccttttctttctttttatgtctcattcatgtcttccttttcttattcaaCCGTTCTAAATTGGGCCATCCTTGTTTGGCTTATTATAGCCAGGCCTTTTTTGCACAAAGCGCCAGTATGTAAAGTTATGGGACAAAATAAGGATTATTCTTCACTTTGGGATGAAGGGTTTTAACGTGAGcatgaggatttttaaaagacatgggAAATCTGCAGGAGATGCTAGACTGGGTTAGAATAGCCACATGGGGCTGGGATGATGCCCAGGGTCTCCTAATTAGATAAAGCCATTGTTTAGATTCAGACAATACCTGTTTACAGTTCAATAAACAACTTGTCACAGTTGCTTGCTCGAAGCAGACCTAGATGTCAGTGCAAACAGTTAGTACAGAGGTAGTGGAATAAATTGgtctcctgagtaaataaattgAGCAGCATGTGAAACAGCCTCATCAGTACTGGGGAAGATAATCATTTATAAAGGTTTAAGATGGTGTTTCATAAGTATTGACATTTAGAGAAATGTCTTTCCCCATCCAGATGACTAACCCCACCTCTTCCGATTTTCACCAGCCACtgggaaaggaaaacattaacaaaacaaaaaaaaaaaggggggggggataaagTCTTTCGGAGGCCGTTCCCTCAAACCACCCCGGATCTGACGCTTCGTGCGTAAAATTTAGTAAAACTCCTAAAGCTGCCCGGTCTTGAGTATAGATTGCGGGTGAGCACGGCACCTGCCTTCGAGGACCCCCGTCACCGCAGAAGGGAACCGGGCGAGACGCTGAGACCGCGGAGGGGTCGCGTGGCCCAACACGCAGGAgccagagcagggaagggagcGCAGGTGCGTGCCCGGAAAGCgcagtcggggggggggggggggggcggggggacgccgccgggggggcgggggcagcgggaaGAAATGGGGTGACACCGTTCGGGGACTCCTTGTAGGAGGATAATGACTGCGCGTGGTGGCATCCGCCTTCCCAGGGGTCTCTGAAAGGAAGGGTCTGCACCGGGACATGTAACTGAAGAGCCGGATGCACGGGGCTGTAACAAATTGCCCTCTcgcagagagatcacagaggccCCTCCGAGCCCCCGCGCCGACACGCCGGGAAGCAGGGCGGGATGCCGGCTCCTCAGAGGCTGCAGGACGGCAAGGTGTGCACGCGGCTCCGCCATCGAAACCCTCCTGCGTCACAGTCACAGCCCGTGCGATCGATGGCCCTCGGCGGGCGCCCGAGCCAACAGGCCAAAGGCCCTCCGTCGGGGGAGCTGAAGTGCTCCCACcacattctccctccctccctctgtccctgccttcctccctcctcccctctctccctccctccctccctctctccctccctccctccttcccttccttcctccctccgttcctccctccctcccctccttccctctctccctccttccctccctccatcctccctgcctccttccctccctctcaacctcccttcctcccttctccctcccttccttccctcttccatccctccgtccctccctccatcccttccttcctccctccttcccgccctcccaacctccctccctcccttctcccaacctccctccctccctccctcccttcacccaacctccctccctcccttccttcctttttaagccTGGCCATTACACTTCACCCCACAGACCCTAAGTGAAAAAGCTCTTGCCCTAGAAATGGTAGGGGGCACATCTCCTTTTAGACAAATTTAACCATCGCAGCACTTACCCTAAGTGTACTAAATTCTGACACCATGAATAATGCCTATTTCCCTTTAACACAGAAATTTTCAATCTTGCACTTGGAGTTCTGCAGCAACAGAAGTCTTTTCCTgcaccaagaaaataaaactagagtGTAGTCAATACCATTATATACCCCAGTGATCCTTCCTGGAGGTGAATATGTAACATCTGCCTCTAACTCGCACTCCCTGTGTCCCCGGCTCTCTACAACCACACctgctttttgctttttcaaatggAGTTCACAAGCTGACTGTGAGATTTCTTTCCCCAGCATTATGCTGTGGTCACAGGCCTGAGAGCACATAATGCCAGGATTACTGCCGACCTGCCCTCTGTGGAAATCTGAGCTCAGTGGTGTCTTTATAAAATGTTAGCTTTCAAGGCTACTCTAGACAAAATTGGCAGTGGATGTAGTTTTTCACCTCTATTCCCAGCTTCCATGTTCTGAGACGAAATCTCATTTACCCCATACTTCTCTGAAGGGCCCAGTGCTCTTTTAAAACCTCTTCTTGTGCAGGCACAGCAATgcagaaagcaaaggaaaggagaTTGGGCGAGAAAGAAAATCCAGGTTCGGGTCCCATCTCTTCCTGACTGGGTAACTTTGTCCAATACACTTAACCTCTTCAGCACCATTCCTCAgatgtaaaatagagataataaaatgaCTTCCTTCCCAACGAGGGTACACATGTTACAgtcacaaaagaaatgaattaaagtGCTTTGAAACTTCAGGGACCAGTTACTATTTCCCTAAGTGGCTGTTCATGCCCTTGAAAATGTAACTGAATATCTACCGCACTTGAGGCTGGATACAGTGATGAATGTGTTGAGTCCCCTGCACTTGGAGACACGGTCTAACAGAGTATCATGGGAAGTGTAATATTAAGAGTATAAGATTAGAACCATAATAGAGTATTAACAAGTGTTATGGAGCTACAGATATGGAAGCAATTAAATATTCTGGAGGTAAGTCATGGAAACTTTGttggtttatatttatatttgtatatatatttatatatattttatatattatacatatattaaaaaaatatatatatatacgcttTAAAAAGACCATCATGTCCTAGTCAGCTCCTTCCCAGGGCCTCCAAGTCACATGGACATAATCACTGCAGTTTATGCAGATTCTCTGATTCTAACCATGGAATTGAATGGTTAGAACCATCTtgagtctgtttgtttgtttgtttatttatttatttatttatttatttatttatttatttgagagagcacagcagtggggtgggcagggtggagtacaaagggagaggaagaagtagatcCCCTGtagagcaaggagccagacatggggctcaaccccaggatcccaggatcatgacctgagctgaagtgagccacttacccaactgagccacccaggcaccccaattttataCCATTTATTAACTACGTTTTTTGGATCTTGTATCAAATATATTAACCGAAAATAATCCACATCAGACGATGAACCTCTATCTGGTTTAGAGGTTTGAGAAGTCCTGCAGAGACAGTGTTGAGCAGACTCTTCCCCAGCAATCCCCAAACTTGTCTCGCCTGCAAACACCTGAGTGAGATTACCACTGGCTACTGGTGGGTGCTATGTGTGGATCTCTAGCCAGACCATGCAGGCAACTCCAAAACCAGACTTCTCTTTGAGACTGAGAACTGCTCTCCTCCTGAGTTTCTTGTCTCTGTAGATGATATCACTACTTACTCCTTTACTctagcaagaaagcaagaaattcttcttttcttctccctttatgTCATCTCCCTCCGATCCATTGACTAACCCTGTCAATCCCGTGTCCTTACCATTTTTCATACCTataccctcctctccttcctcctttgatTGCCAGAGTTCAGTGGCATCACCCTTTATCTCAGTCTGGAAAGAGCCCCCTAACTGTCTCCCTGTGTCTAATCTCACTTCCTATAATTCATTCTCCAAATACTACCAAAGTGGTAGTGATCTTTAAAAGCTAAGGAAGATCATATAACCCTCTTTCTTAAAATCCTTCAAAGGCTCTCCGTAGTTTACAGAACAAAGagcaaaattcttaaaatgacatAGAAGACCCTAAATCATCTGTCCTCGCAGTTGTCTTGACCTCACGATTCTTATAACTCTGACTCTTCTATGTGGTTTCATAACTCCCTGCCTTTGCTCTTACTGAATCTCTGTGCCTGAAAAGTCTGCCTCCTGTCTTCAGCCTCCTGTCCAAACACCTCCTCATTTGCCAAGACTCATTCCAGACATTCCCTTCTCTAGGAACTCTTTATTTATCTTACCAGAACTTTAAGAAAGAATTGACTACCCCTTCCTTTGTGCCCTCCTCCTGCACCTTGCCCAGATATCTAAAGCATGTCTCCTTTCTTCTGGAAAGAAAGCTCCCAATGACAAGGTCCACATAGGCTTACTTTGTATACCCAGAACCTCAGACAGTATCTGACACATGATTGACACTCAATTGATGTTGTgcgagtgaatgaataaaataggaaacccGTTCTACCAAAAAGAATGTCACAAAAGACTGAAAAAGTGGCTTGCATATTCtaagcagtcaataaatatttgttgaatgaatgaatgaatgaatgaacaaatcctATCATATTTTGTCATTGAACTGGAAATCtggtcactgtttttttttttaggtcatcCTTCtccatacatattttttctcttatatgaCAATGCCTACAGCAGGCCAAAGCAGTGTACATTACACCACTATCAAATGCTGACACAGATTGGAAATGACCTTGCTGGCTAATTGTTTCACTACTGAAAGCTCTTTGGGGGCTTTCTTCTTAGTGTCAACCTCCTCAAATATACTCCTAAggactcaaaattaaaaaaagcaaaacaaaacaaaaactactttgTTTTTCTACTCAACTGCTGAACAACCACAAAACCAAGGCAGGAAAAATTCTACTAACCCAGGGAGAAAACATCATACAAATTCAATTCCTAGTGTGTTTAGATCTCTGACACTTACATAAAAATTCAGAGTTAACCTTTTAAGTGTGCAGAATAGACATACTTTCCAGAGGTGCAATGAACTGCCAAAAATTTACTACCACTGGCACCCTAGAATGCTGAAATTTCTATTACAAAATGATAACCTTTGGCTTCTCAATCTTTAAGAGAatccttttaaaatgcagatactcCTGGGTGGAAGCAGGGTTGGTATCTAGCCTATATGCATGATCAATAAGGCCAGGGTGGTCGTTTGTGTCTGGCAATGGTTTTCATTATTCAGTGCTACTATATTCCCAGATGTTAAATGTATTGCCTATACTGCAACCCAGAAGGAACCCAACTGTGAGCCTCATTTTTGTACATTTAGAAATGAAAGGGCTTTATAGATCATCTagttccccacccccccacattctgtttctgagatttattttttcatgcatatacttatatatttattcattcaagcaATATTTGCTGaaggcctactatgtgccaaccACTCCTTTAGGAACTTGGgacacagaaatgaacaaaatagacaaaaatccaAGACCTCATATGGCTATGTTATATTGGGGACAGGTAGACAATCAGCAATACatcagtaaatgtatttttctcttgggtGCCTGGGTTTGCCAAATAGTGATTagtgagtaaaaataaaatagggaagagggaga
This DNA window, taken from Canis lupus familiaris isolate Mischka breed German Shepherd chromosome 6, alternate assembly UU_Cfam_GSD_1.0, whole genome shotgun sequence, encodes the following:
- the LOC119876342 gene encoding sporozoite surface protein 2-like; protein product: MVRAIPSLVWPCMGPGAAPPPGSPSLAEPRAFGFLLHLQRQPPSENSRGTRGPGHGPEQRTPACWATSPCPAALTRLMMPGRADDRRRRHPGFRFDPRWRRAAGASPGREAGPEPHSARSGSRQGPVSSPAGAGGGTLGGTPGNKPRQRSGARGLAEHLGGPESPGEPRRAAGNPENPGEARRTPGNPGEPREPREPRRTAENRGEPRRASESPEYPENPENPGEARRTPGNPGESQRNPESSENPKNPGEPREPRRARRARRTQRTPESPGESQRTRRTPESPGDPQRVRRTPENPREPENPREPREPQEPRRAQRAPRTPESPGESQRTRRTPESPGEPGEPWRNPENPGEPENPGESQRAQRAPESPENPENPGEPREPQRTQRTPRTWENPGEAPESPGEPREPQRAPESPENPKNPEIPEEPGEPPESSQRTRRSPESPGEPRRTTKSPGDPRRAREIRPIEPGEPPENPGEPPRAPEDPGEPRRAPESPGEPGPRLGVVGAEADSLSET